From one Triticum urartu cultivar G1812 chromosome 3, Tu2.1, whole genome shotgun sequence genomic stretch:
- the LOC125545644 gene encoding amino acid permease 3-like yields the protein MADKVVATYYYPPMEVAAAELGHTAGSKLDDDGRNKRTGTMWTASSHIITAVIGSGVLSLGWAIAQLGWVAGPAVMLLFSLVTYFTSSLLADCYRSGNQSTGKRNYTYMDAVNANLSGVKVQICGMLQYANIVGVAIGYTIAASISMLAIKRANCFHGNGHADPCKVSSVPYMIIFGVAQVFFSQIPDFDQISWLSMLAAAMSFTYSSIGLGLGIVQVIANGGVKGSLTGISIGTVTPMQKVWRSTQAFGDIAFAYSYSLILIEIQDTIRAPPPSESTVMKRATMVSVAVTTVFYMLCGCMGYAAFGDAAPGNLLTGFGFYEPFWLLDVANAAIVVHLVGAYQVYCQPLFAFVEKWAAKRWPESTFVTGEVEVPLFRTYKVNMFRATWRTAFVATTTVVSMMLPFFNDVVGFLGALGFWPLTVYFPVEMYVVQKKVPKWSTQWVCLQMLSVGCLAISLAAAAGSIAGIKSDLKVYHPFKT from the exons ATGGCGGACAAGGTCGTGGCCACCTACTACTACCCGCCGATGGAGGTAGCCGCCGCCGAGCTCGGCCACACCGCCGGCTCCAAGCTCGACGACGATGGCCGCAACAAGCGCACCG GCACGATGTGGACGGCGAGCTCGCACATCATCACGGCGGTGATCGGCTCCGGGGTGCTGTCGCTGGGCTGGGCCATCGCGCAGCTCGGCTGGGTGGCTGGCCCCGCTGTCATGCTCCTCTTCTCCCTCGTCACCTACTTCACCTCCTCGCTGCTCGCCGACTGCTACCGATCCGGCAACCAGAGCACCGGCAAGCGCAACTACACCTACATGGACGCCGTCAACGCCAACCTCAGCGGCGTCAAGGTCCAGATCTGCGGGATGCTGCAGTACGCCAACATCGTCGGGGTGGCCATCGGCTACACCATCGCCGCCTCCATCAGCATGCTGGCCATCAAGAGGGCAAACTGCTTCCACGGCAACGGCCACGCCGACCCCTGCAAGGTCTCCAGCGTGCCCTACATGATCATCTTTGGCGTGGCCCAGGTCTTCTTCTCCCAGATCCCCGACTTCGACCAGATCTCCTGGCTCTCCATGCTCGCCGCCGCCATGTCCTTCACCTACTCCTCCATCGGCCTCGGCCTCGGCATCGTCCAAGTCATAG CAAACGGAGGCGTGAAGGGTAGCCTGACTGGCATCAGCATCGGCACGGTGACGCCGATGCAGAAGGTGTGGCGCAGCACGCAGGCGTTCGGAGACATCGCATTCGCCTACTCCTACTCCCTCATCCTCATCGAGATCCAGGATACGATCCGGGCGCCGCCGCCGTCAGAGTCCACGGTCATGAAGCGCGCCACCATGGTCAGCGTCGCGGTGACCACGGTCTTCTACATGCTCTGCGGCTGCATGGGCTACGCGGCCTTCGGCGACGCAGCCCCGGGGAACCTCCTGACGGGGTTCGGCTTCTACGAGCCCTTCTGGCTCCTCGACGTGGCCAACGCCGCCATCGTCGTCCACCTCGTCGGCGCGTACCAGGTGTACTGCCAGCCCCTGTTTGCCTTCGTCGAGAAATGGGCGGCGAAGAGGTGGCCGGAGTCCACGTTCGTCACCGGTGAGGTCGAGGTCCCGCTCTTCAGGACGTACAAGGTGAACATGTTCCGGGCGACGTGGCGGACGGCGTTCGTGGCGACGACGACGGTGGTGTCCATGATGCTGCCCTTCTTCAACGACGTGGTGGGGTTCTTGGGTGCGCTGGGGTTCTGGCCGCTCACCGTCTACTTTCCCGTGGAGATGTACGTGGTGCAGAAGAAGGTGCCCAAGTGGAGCACGCAGTGGGTGTGCCTCCAGATGCTCAGCGTCGGATGCCTCGCCatctccctcgccgccgccgcggggTCCATCGCCGGCATCAAGTCCGACCTCAAGGTGTACCACCCATTCAAGACATAA